A genomic window from Arvicola amphibius chromosome 5, mArvAmp1.2, whole genome shotgun sequence includes:
- the Ctxn3 gene encoding cortexin-3 — MDGGQPIPSPLVPLGNLSDSSMSLEQKTTFVFVILLFIFLGILIVRCFRILLDPYRSMPTSTWADGLEGLEKGQFDHALA, encoded by the coding sequence ATGGATGGGGGACAGCCCATCCCTTCACCTCTGGTACCCCTTGGGAACTTATCAGATTCTAGCATGTCTCTGGAACAGAAAACAACATTTGTTTTTGTGATCTTgttgttcatctttctgggcaTCCTCATCGTCAGATGCTTCCGGATTCTTCTAGACCCATATCGGAGCATGCCAACCTCAACCTGGGCTGATGGGCTTGAAGGCCTAGAGAAAGGGCAGTTTGACCATGCCCTTGCCTAG